A genome region from Ctenopharyngodon idella isolate HZGC_01 chromosome 5, HZGC01, whole genome shotgun sequence includes the following:
- the LOC127512028 gene encoding PE-PGRS family protein PE_PGRS5-like isoform X32: MGSGVQELTGTDSDRDITPPFRKARPRGVNGTDREGGWVHWRPVGRRERGLQCRSRNSGSHGGSGATGSHGGSGATGSHGGSGATGSHGGSGATGSHGGSGATGSHGGSGATGSHGGSGATGSHGGSGATGSHGGSGATGSHGGSGATGSHGGSGGLGTHGGSGGLGTHGGSGGLGNHGGSGGLGAHGRSGSVAGHSSSQAVEDRGRVRSPPASSSNSEAADDRGRAGSPPTSSPPSGIWPPPKKFLGNSTEAVAVSWVRSSSDAGRAESLGGAGRADQGGSVTISGRAGCSVTAFAGESGRADCSGTAAG, encoded by the exons atgggaagtggagtccaggaactgacaggaacagacagtgatcgtgacataacgccccccttccggaaggcgcgtcctcgcggcgtaaatggcacagatagggagggggggtgggtacattggagacctgttggcagacgggaacggggtctccaatgcaggtccaggaactcgggcagccacggggggtcag gtgccacgggcagccacggcgggtcaggtgccacgggcagccacggcgggtcaggtgccacgggcagccacggcgggtcaggtgccacgggcagccacggcgggtcaggtgccacgggcagccacggcgggtcaggtgccacgggcagccacggcgggtcaggtgccacgggcagccacggcgggtcaggtgccacgggcagccacggcgggtcaggtgccacgggcagccacggcgggtcaggtgccacgggcagccacggcgggtcag gtggcttgggcacccacggcgggtcag gtggcttgggcacccacggcgggtcaggtggcttgggcaaccacggcgggtcaggtggcttaggcgcccacggcaggtcagggtccgtagccggccacagcagttcacaggcggttgaagaccgtgggcgtgtaaggtccccacccgcaagctcaagcaattcggaggccgctgatgatcgcggccgtgcagggtccccacccacaagctccccaccctcaggtatatggcccccccccaaaaagttcttggggaattcaacggaggccgtggcggtttcgtgggtaaggagctcaAGTGACGCCGGTAGGGCAGAAAGcttgggtggcgccggcagggcagaCCAAGGGGGCTCCGTGACCATATCAGGGAGAGCGGGCTGCTCGGTGACGGCCTTCGCGGGTGAATCAGGAAGAGCagactgctctgggacggcagcgggctga
- the LOC127512028 gene encoding uncharacterized protein LOC127512028 isoform X11 — MGSGVQELTGTDSDRDITPPFRKARPRGVNGTDREGGWVHWRPVGRRERGLQCRSRNSGSHGGSGATGSHGGSGATGSHGGSGATGSHGGSGATGSHGGSGATGSHGGSGATGSHGGSGATGSHGGSGATGSHGGSGATGSHGGSGATGSHGGSGATGSHGGSGATGSHGGSGATGSHGGSGATGSHGGSGATGSHGGSGATGSHGGSGATGSHGGSGATGSHGGSGGLGAHGRSGSVAGHSSSQAVEDRGRVRSPPASSSNSEAADDRGRAGSPPTSSPPSGIWPPPKKFLGNSTEAVAVSWVRSSSDAGRAESLGGAGRADQGGSVTISGRAGCSVTAFAGESGRADCSGTAAG, encoded by the exons atgggaagtggagtccaggaactgacaggaacagacagtgatcgtgacataacgccccccttccggaaggcgcgtcctcgcggcgtaaatggcacagatagggagggggggtgggtacattggagacctgttggcagacgggaacggggtctccaatgcaggtccaggaactcgggcagccacggggggtcag gtgccacgggcagccacggcgggtcaggtgccacgggcagccacggcgggtcaggtgccacgggcagccacggcgggtcaggtgccacgggcagccacggcgggtcaggtgccacgggcagccacggcgggtcaggtgccacgggcagccacggcgggtcaggtgccacgggcagccacggcgggtcaggtgccacgggcagccacggcgggtcaggtgccacgggcagccacggcgggtcaggtgccacgggcagccacggcgggtcaggtgccacgggcagccacggcgggtcaggtgccacgggcagccacggcgggtcaggtgccacgggcagccacggcgggtcaggtgccacgggcagccacggcgggtcaggtgccacgggcagccacggcgggtcaggtgccacgggcagccacggcgggtcaggtgccacgggcagccacggcgggtcaggtgccacgggcagccacggcgggtcag gtggcttaggcgcccacggcaggtcagggtccgtagccggccacagcagttcacaggcggttgaagaccgtgggcgtgtaaggtccccacccgcaagctcaagcaattcggaggccgctgatgatcgcggccgtgcagggtccccacccacaagctccccaccctcaggtatatggcccccccccaaaaagttcttggggaattcaacggaggccgtggcggtttcgtgggtaaggagctcaAGTGACGCCGGTAGGGCAGAAAGcttgggtggcgccggcagggcagaCCAAGGGGGCTCCGTGACCATATCAGGGAGAGCGGGCTGCTCGGTGACGGCCTTCGCGGGTGAATCAGGAAGAGCagactgctctgggacggcagcgggctga
- the LOC127512028 gene encoding PE-PGRS family protein PE_PGRS5-like isoform X36 encodes MGSGVQELTGTDSDRDITPPFRKARPRGVNGTDREGGWVHWRPVGRRERGLQCRSRNSGSHGGSGATGSHGGSGATGSHGGSGATGSHGGSGATGSHGGSGATGSHGGSGATGSHGGSGATGSHGGSGATGSHGGSGATGSHGGSGGLGTHGGSGGLGTHGGSGGLGNHGGSGGLGAHGRSGSVAGHSSSQAVEDRGRVRSPPASSSNSEAADDRGRAGSPPTSSPPSGIWPPPKKFLGNSTEAVAVSWVRSSSDAGRAESLGGAGRADQGGSVTISGRAGCSVTAFAGESGRADCSGTAAG; translated from the exons atgggaagtggagtccaggaactgacaggaacagacagtgatcgtgacataacgccccccttccggaaggcgcgtcctcgcggcgtaaatggcacagatagggagggggggtgggtacattggagacctgttggcagacgggaacggggtctccaatgcaggtccaggaactcgggcagccacggggggtcag gtgccacgggcagccacggcgggtcaggtgccacgggcagccacggcgggtcaggtgccacgggcagccacggcgggtcaggtgccacgggcagccacggcgggtcaggtgccacgggcagccacggcgggtcaggtgccacgggcagccacggcgggtcaggtgccacgggcagccacggcgggtcaggtgccacgggcagccacggcgggtcaggtgccacgggcagccacggcgggtcag gtggcttgggcacccacggcgggtcag gtggcttgggcacccacggcgggtcaggtggcttgggcaaccacggcgggtcaggtggcttaggcgcccacggcaggtcagggtccgtagccggccacagcagttcacaggcggttgaagaccgtgggcgtgtaaggtccccacccgcaagctcaagcaattcggaggccgctgatgatcgcggccgtgcagggtccccacccacaagctccccaccctcaggtatatggcccccccccaaaaagttcttggggaattcaacggaggccgtggcggtttcgtgggtaaggagctcaAGTGACGCCGGTAGGGCAGAAAGcttgggtggcgccggcagggcagaCCAAGGGGGCTCCGTGACCATATCAGGGAGAGCGGGCTGCTCGGTGACGGCCTTCGCGGGTGAATCAGGAAGAGCagactgctctgggacggcagcgggctga
- the LOC127512028 gene encoding uncharacterized protein LOC127512028 isoform X30, with protein MGSGVQELTGTDSDRDITPPFRKARPRGVNGTDREGGWVHWRPVGRRERGLQCRSRNSGSHGGSGATGSHGGSGATGSHGGSGATGSHGGSGATGSHGGSGATGSHGGSGATGSHGGSGATGSHGGSGATGSHGGSGATGSHGGSGGLGTHGGSGGLGNHGGSGGLGNHGGSGGLGTHGGSGGLGNHGGSGGLGAHGRSGSVAGHSSSQAVEDRGRVRSPPASSSNSEAADDRGRAGSPPTSSPPSGIWPPPKKFLGNSTEAVAVSWVRSSSDAGRAESLGGAGRADQGGSVTISGRAGCSVTAFAGESGRADCSGTAAG; from the exons atgggaagtggagtccaggaactgacaggaacagacagtgatcgtgacataacgccccccttccggaaggcgcgtcctcgcggcgtaaatggcacagatagggagggggggtgggtacattggagacctgttggcagacgggaacggggtctccaatgcaggtccaggaactcgggcagccacggggggtcag gtgccacgggcagccacggcgggtcaggtgccacgggcagccacggcgggtcaggtgccacgggcagccacggcgggtcaggtgccacgggcagccacggcgggtcaggtgccacgggcagccacggcgggtcaggtgccacgggcagccacggcgggtcaggtgccacgggcagccacggcgggtcaggtgccacgggcagccacggcgggtcaggtgccacgggcagccacggcgggtcag gtggcttgggcacccacggcgggtcaggtggcttgggcaaccacggcgggtcaggtggcttgggcaaccacggcgggtcaggtggcttgggcacccacggcgggtcaggtggcttgggcaaccacggcgggtcaggtggcttaggcgcccacggcaggtcagggtccgtagccggccacagcagttcacaggcggttgaagaccgtgggcgtgtaaggtccccacccgcaagctcaagcaattcggaggccgctgatgatcgcggccgtgcagggtccccacccacaagctccccaccctcaggtatatggcccccccccaaaaagttcttggggaattcaacggaggccgtggcggtttcgtgggtaaggagctcaAGTGACGCCGGTAGGGCAGAAAGcttgggtggcgccggcagggcagaCCAAGGGGGCTCCGTGACCATATCAGGGAGAGCGGGCTGCTCGGTGACGGCCTTCGCGGGTGAATCAGGAAGAGCagactgctctgggacggcagcgggctga
- the LOC127512028 gene encoding uncharacterized PE-PGRS family protein PE_PGRS46-like isoform X13: MGSGVQELTGTDSDRDITPPFRKARPRGVNGTDREGGWVHWRPVGRRERGLQCRSRNSGSHGGSGATGSHGGSGATGSHGGSGATGSHGGSGATGSHGGSGATGSHGGSGATGSHGGSGATGSHGGSGATGSHGGSGATGSHGGSGATGSHGGSGATGSHGGSGATGSHGGSGATGSHGGSGATGSHGGSGGLGNHGGSGGLGTHGGSGGLGTHGGSGGLGNHGGSGGLGAHGRSGSVAGHSSSQAVEDRGRVRSPPASSSNSEAADDRGRAGSPPTSSPPSGIWPPPKKFLGNSTEAVAVSWVRSSSDAGRAESLGGAGRADQGGSVTISGRAGCSVTAFAGESGRADCSGTAAG; the protein is encoded by the exons atgggaagtggagtccaggaactgacaggaacagacagtgatcgtgacataacgccccccttccggaaggcgcgtcctcgcggcgtaaatggcacagatagggagggggggtgggtacattggagacctgttggcagacgggaacggggtctccaatgcaggtccaggaactcgggcagccacggggggtcag gtgccacgggcagccacggcgggtcaggtgccacgggcagccacggcgggtcaggtgccacgggcagccacggcgggtcaggtgccacgggcagccacggcgggtcaggtgccacgggcagccacggcgggtcaggtgccacgggcagccacggcgggtcaggtgccacgggcagccacggcgggtcaggtgccacgggcagccacggcgggtcaggtgccacgggcagccacggcgggtcaggtgccacgggcagccacggcgggtcaggtgccacgggcagccacggcgggtcaggtgccacgggcagccacggcgggtcaggtgccacgggcagccacggcgggtcaggtgccacgggcagccacggcgggtcaggtggcttaggcaaccacggcgggtcaggtggcttgggcacccacggcgggtcag gtggcttgggcacccacggcgggtcaggtggcttgggcaaccacggcgggtcaggtggcttaggcgcccacggcaggtcagggtccgtagccggccacagcagttcacaggcggttgaagaccgtgggcgtgtaaggtccccacccgcaagctcaagcaattcggaggccgctgatgatcgcggccgtgcagggtccccacccacaagctccccaccctcaggtatatggcccccccccaaaaagttcttggggaattcaacggaggccgtggcggtttcgtgggtaaggagctcaAGTGACGCCGGTAGGGCAGAAAGcttgggtggcgccggcagggcagaCCAAGGGGGCTCCGTGACCATATCAGGGAGAGCGGGCTGCTCGGTGACGGCCTTCGCGGGTGAATCAGGAAGAGCagactgctctgggacggcagcgggctga
- the LOC127512028 gene encoding keratin, type I cytoskeletal 9-like isoform X19 codes for MGSGVQELTGTDSDRDITPPFRKARPRGVNGTDREGGWVHWRPVGRRERGLQCRSRNSGSHGGSGATGSHGGSGATGSHGGSGATGSHGGSGATGSHGGSGATGSHGGSGATGSHGGSGATGSHGGSGATGSHGGSGATGSHGGSGATGSHGGSGATGSHGGSGATGSHGGSGATGSHGGSGATGSHGGSGATGSHGGSGATGSHGGSGGLGAHGRSGSVAGHSSSQAVEDRGRVRSPPASSSNSEAADDRGRAGSPPTSSPPSGIWPPPKKFLGNSTEAVAVSWVRSSSDAGRAESLGGAGRADQGGSVTISGRAGCSVTAFAGESGRADCSGTAAG; via the exons atgggaagtggagtccaggaactgacaggaacagacagtgatcgtgacataacgccccccttccggaaggcgcgtcctcgcggcgtaaatggcacagatagggagggggggtgggtacattggagacctgttggcagacgggaacggggtctccaatgcaggtccaggaactcgggcagccacggggggtcag gtgccacgggcagccacggcgggtcaggtgccacgggcagccacggcgggtcaggtgccacgggcagccacggcgggtcaggtgccacgggcagccacggcgggtcaggtgccacgggcagccacggcgggtcaggtgccacgggcagccacggcgggtcaggtgccacgggcagccacggcgggtcaggtgccacgggcagccacggcgggtcaggtgccacgggcagccacggcgggtcaggtgccacgggcagccacggcgggtcaggtgccacgggcagccacggcgggtcaggtgccacgggcagccacggcgggtcaggtgccacgggcagccacggcgggtcaggtgccacgggcagccacggcgggtcaggtgccacgggcagccacggcgggtcaggtgccacgggcagccacggcgggtcag gtggcttaggcgcccacggcaggtcagggtccgtagccggccacagcagttcacaggcggttgaagaccgtgggcgtgtaaggtccccacccgcaagctcaagcaattcggaggccgctgatgatcgcggccgtgcagggtccccacccacaagctccccaccctcaggtatatggcccccccccaaaaagttcttggggaattcaacggaggccgtggcggtttcgtgggtaaggagctcaAGTGACGCCGGTAGGGCAGAAAGcttgggtggcgccggcagggcagaCCAAGGGGGCTCCGTGACCATATCAGGGAGAGCGGGCTGCTCGGTGACGGCCTTCGCGGGTGAATCAGGAAGAGCagactgctctgggacggcagcgggctga
- the LOC127512028 gene encoding PE-PGRS family protein PE_PGRS5-like isoform X33: protein MGSGVQELTGTDSDRDITPPFRKARPRGVNGTDREGGWVHWRPVGRRERGLQCRSRNSGSHGGSGATGSHGGSGATGSHGGSGATGSHGGSGATGSHGGSGATGSHGGSGATGSHGGSGATGSHGGSGATGSHGGSGATGSHGGSGGLGNHGGSGGLGTHGGSGGLGTHGGSGGLGNHGGSGGLGAHGRSGSVAGHSSSQAVEDRGRVRSPPASSSNSEAADDRGRAGSPPTSSPPSGIWPPPKKFLGNSTEAVAVSWVRSSSDAGRAESLGGAGRADQGGSVTISGRAGCSVTAFAGESGRADCSGTAAG, encoded by the exons atgggaagtggagtccaggaactgacaggaacagacagtgatcgtgacataacgccccccttccggaaggcgcgtcctcgcggcgtaaatggcacagatagggagggggggtgggtacattggagacctgttggcagacgggaacggggtctccaatgcaggtccaggaactcgggcagccacggggggtcag gtgccacgggcagccacggcgggtcaggtgccacgggcagccacggcgggtcaggtgccacgggcagccacggcgggtcaggtgccacgggcagccacggcgggtcaggtgccacgggcagccacggcgggtcaggtgccacgggcagccacggcgggtcaggtgccacgggcagccacggcgggtcaggtgccacgggcagccacggcgggtcaggtgccacgggcagccacggcgggtcaggtggcttaggcaaccacggcgggtcaggtggcttgggcacccacggcgggtcag gtggcttgggcacccacggcgggtcaggtggcttgggcaaccacggcgggtcaggtggcttaggcgcccacggcaggtcagggtccgtagccggccacagcagttcacaggcggttgaagaccgtgggcgtgtaaggtccccacccgcaagctcaagcaattcggaggccgctgatgatcgcggccgtgcagggtccccacccacaagctccccaccctcaggtatatggcccccccccaaaaagttcttggggaattcaacggaggccgtggcggtttcgtgggtaaggagctcaAGTGACGCCGGTAGGGCAGAAAGcttgggtggcgccggcagggcagaCCAAGGGGGCTCCGTGACCATATCAGGGAGAGCGGGCTGCTCGGTGACGGCCTTCGCGGGTGAATCAGGAAGAGCagactgctctgggacggcagcgggctga
- the LOC127512028 gene encoding uncharacterized protein LOC127512028 isoform X26 → MGSGVQELTGTDSDRDITPPFRKARPRGVNGTDREGGWVHWRPVGRRERGLQCRSRNSGSHGGSGATGSHGGSGATGSHGGSGATGSHGGSGATGSHGGSGATGSHGGSGATGSHGGSGATGSHGGSGATGSHGGSGATGSHGGSGATGSHGGSGGLGTHGGSGGLGNHGGSGGLGNHGGSGGLGTHGGSGGLGNHGGSGGLGAHGRSGSVAGHSSSQAVEDRGRVRSPPASSSNSEAADDRGRAGSPPTSSPPSGIWPPPKKFLGNSTEAVAVSWVRSSSDAGRAESLGGAGRADQGGSVTISGRAGCSVTAFAGESGRADCSGTAAG, encoded by the exons atgggaagtggagtccaggaactgacaggaacagacagtgatcgtgacataacgccccccttccggaaggcgcgtcctcgcggcgtaaatggcacagatagggagggggggtgggtacattggagacctgttggcagacgggaacggggtctccaatgcaggtccaggaactcgggcagccacggggggtcag gtgccacgggcagccacggcgggtcaggtgccacgggcagccacggcgggtcaggtgccacgggcagccacggcgggtcaggtgccacgggcagccacggcgggtcaggtgccacgggcagccacggcgggtcaggtgccacgggcagccacggcgggtcaggtgccacgggcagccacggcgggtcaggtgccacgggcagccacggcgggtcaggtgccacgggcagccacggcgggtcaggtgccacgggcagccacggcgggtcag gtggcttgggcacccacggcgggtcaggtggcttgggcaaccacggcgggtcaggtggcttgggcaaccacggcgggtcaggtggcttgggcacccacggcgggtcaggtggcttgggcaaccacggcgggtcaggtggcttaggcgcccacggcaggtcagggtccgtagccggccacagcagttcacaggcggttgaagaccgtgggcgtgtaaggtccccacccgcaagctcaagcaattcggaggccgctgatgatcgcggccgtgcagggtccccacccacaagctccccaccctcaggtatatggcccccccccaaaaagttcttggggaattcaacggaggccgtggcggtttcgtgggtaaggagctcaAGTGACGCCGGTAGGGCAGAAAGcttgggtggcgccggcagggcagaCCAAGGGGGCTCCGTGACCATATCAGGGAGAGCGGGCTGCTCGGTGACGGCCTTCGCGGGTGAATCAGGAAGAGCagactgctctgggacggcagcgggctga